In Cyprinus carpio isolate SPL01 chromosome B16, ASM1834038v1, whole genome shotgun sequence, the following are encoded in one genomic region:
- the LOC109104757 gene encoding protein rapunzel-like isoform X2, with the protein MADQLQKLVSQKKDVVETVMEVFEQGAEVLASIAGDLFPVFSIAAPIVKMALDNVESKEAEYMKEQFQKVRDRLEVVSEEVQQINQEIKKSGIDATYFSVEENLTNQFRKFMDVLNAKPKFREVRKKTFLEHFSRTGGDKNLHTLYNAVTGDNFSGESVLEITLNYEQKSRRVVEEFCATLKKLFCIGLIALLGHSALKGDDDEEKLLQDWSERMKVVQDKMNVVIEDCINSFPTQAEMDAKRIVRDQSDKSNQQLADLLVEHLKKKYDWVCWSVRVFNSPTGLFTNKKDFHGLTGKSRFQVSSSDDKLNVVVSYSASPEPLDKARIQSLISEQKKITMTPLAELLFETIPVSVVHTIKTSCKDLGFSSSFSDELHFFEEFKSFCVFLHSA; encoded by the coding sequence ATGGCCGATCAGCTGCAGAAACttgtttcacagaagaaggaTGTCGTCGAGACCGTCATGGAAGTGTTTGAGCAGGGTGCGGAAGTGTTGGCTAGCATCGCTGGAGATCTGTTCCCCGTGTTCTCCATCGCAGCTCCGATCGTGAAGATGGCGCTGGATAACGTGGAAAGCAAAGAGGCCGAGTACATGAAGGAGCAGTTCCAGAAAGTGCGAGACCGCCTGGAGGTCGTTTCTGAAGAAGTCCAGCAGATAAACCAGGAGATCAAAAAGAGCGGCATAGATGCAACCTACTTCTCCGTGGAGGAGAACCTGACCAACCAATTCCGTAAATTCATGGACGTCCTGAATGCGAAACCTAAATTCAGAGAGGTCAGAAAGAAAACATTCCTGGAGCACTTCAGCAGGACAGGGGGTGATAAAAACCTGCACACTCTTTATAACGCCGTGACCGGTGATAATTTCTCAGGAGAGTCTGTGCTGGAAATCACTCTGAATTATGAGCAGAAGAGCCGCAGAGTGGTGGAGGAGTTTTGCGCTACACTCAAGAAACTGTTCTGCATCGGTTTGATCGCCTTACTGGGACACTCAGCATTGAAAGGCGATGATGATGAGGAGAAGCTGCTTCAAGATTGGAGCGAGAGGATGAAAGTGGTGCAGGATAAAATGAACGTCGTGATTGAAGACTGCATCAACAGTTTTCCGACGCAGGCTGAGATGGACGCCAAACGCATAGTGAGAGACCAAAGCGACAAAAGCAACCAGCAACTGGCCGACTTGCTGGTAGAGCACCTGAAAAAGAAGTACGACTGGGTTTGCTGGTCAGTCCGCGTCTTTAACTCCCCAACCGGCCTGTTCACTAACAAGAAAGACTTCCACGGTTTGACGGGAAAGAGTCGCTTTCAGGTGTCATCGTCAGATGACAAGCTAAACGTTGTGGTCTCCTACAGCGCCTCGCCTGAACCCCTCGATAAAGCCCGGATACAGAGCCTGATTTCAGAGCAGAAGAAGATCACGATGACGCCATTGGCTGAACTGCTTTTTGAGACAATCCCTGTTAGTGTGGTTCACACAATCAAGACCTCATGCAAAGATCTGGGCTTCTCCAGCAGCTTCTCTGACGAGCTGCACTTCTTTGAGGAGTTCAAGAGCTTCTGTGTCTTTCTTCATTCTGCTTAA